Proteins found in one Arachis stenosperma cultivar V10309 chromosome 8, arast.V10309.gnm1.PFL2, whole genome shotgun sequence genomic segment:
- the LOC130943886 gene encoding delta(3,5)-Delta(2,4)-dienoyl-CoA isomerase, peroxisomal-like: LPLSPPPHHLLHPIIFLTLTLFTQPPPLFPFSISNSTTTFFTQPPPSSLNHHPSFPPLLQWLLATSSPLSSSQSQQHLLPLRRRRRTPRQRELRSRPRPYSSQLERKIKEINGGGEIQTLEVVEKNPKLGVFHLYLNRSRQRNALTHDFFTAFPKALYALDHNHDVNVIVLSGAGDHFCSDIDISQLKSITQSYHDAGESLRRQILAMQDSVTALERCRKPVIASIHGACIGGAIDIVTACDLRYCTEGAFFSVKEVDLALVADLGTLQRLPLIVGYGNAMELALTARRFFGSEAKQLGLVSRAFPSKDDLDQAGSCVAGRDFPAALCNRKIIGARYFSAGYEATNGKMNDTLEYRSPRDSDGHGTHIASIKIERERGRERR; this comes from the coding sequence TTACCCTTATCTCCACCACCACACCACCTCCTTCACCCAATCATCTTTCTAACCCTAACCCTCTTCACCCAGCCACCACCCCTCTTTCCCTTTTCAATCTCAAATTCCACCACCACCTTCTTCACCCAACCACCACCCTCTTCACTCAACCACCACCCTTCTTTTCCACCACTGCTCCAATGGCTCCTTGCCACATCCTCCCCTCTTTCATCCTCACAGTCACAGCAACACTTGCTGCCGCTTCGCCGGAGAAGAAGAACACCTCGGCAGAGAGAGTTGAGATCGCGACCTCGACCCTATTCCTCCCAACTGGAAAGGAAAATTAAGGAAATCAATGGCGGAGGAGAAATACAAACCCTAGAGGTAGTAGAGAAGAACCCCAAATTAGGGGTATTCCACCTTTACTTGAATCGTTCGAGACAACGCAACGCTCTGACGCATGATTTCTTCACTGCGTTCCCCAAAGCCCTGTATGCCCTGGACCACAACCATGACGTCAACGTCATCGTGTTATCCGGCGCCGGTGATCACTTTTGCTCCGACATCGACATTTCCCAGTTGAAATCTATCACGCAGTCCTACCACGATGCCGGGGAAAGTCTCCGTCGGCAGATCCTGGCGATGCAAGATTCTGTCACAGCGTTGGAGCGATGCCGAAAGCCAGTGATTGCTAGTATCCATGGCGCTTGCATCGGTGGTGCAATTGATATCGTGACAGCCTGTGACTTAAGGTATTGCACGGAAGGCGCGTTCTTTTCGGTGAAGGAGGTTGATTTGGCCCTGGTTGCTGATCTCGGCACTCTTCAGAGACTGCCATTAATTGTTGGCTACGGTAACGCCATGGAGTTGGCCTTGACAGCTCGCCGATTTTTCGGTTCCGAGGCTAAGCAGTTGGGCCTCGTTTCTCGCGCTTTCCCTTCCAAAGATGACCTCGATCAAGCTGGCAGCTGCGTCGCTGGAAGGGACTTCCCCGCCGCCTTGTGCAACCGAAAGATTATTGGAGCTCGCTACTTCTCCGCCGGCTATGAGGCCACCAATGGCAAGATGAATGACACCCTTGAGTACCGTTCTCCCAGGGACTCCGATGGCCATGGCACCCACATCGCTTCCATCAagattgagagagagagaggaagggaGAGAAGATGA